In Fibrobacter sp. UWT2, a single window of DNA contains:
- a CDS encoding carbohydrate binding domain-containing protein: protein MKQLHSYIFAILCLLGLDSAFALDFPYSEWSLANYEGAYATFNEGFVSVADGGSDYWHVQLTRSNIELQAGKTYEVKFYLQGVSARRYVEVRIGRDGFPYDAFAEFGEVAATVNGRTVTKTFTMQSGNVSNARFEFNLGKNSGTVYLSDVSLNCLDCGSSQNIGGNNSYATSAGDWGYVVVADMVDFRDNSMSLGDVFGQNLELGVDSKIYGNVDASNHCFLRERANISGDLRYTSQCEEQNGVVAKTKSEATLSKPVVGIPNIVAGVTPVSVGLDQNVTVSPNNYGAFYANARSKVHLSSGSYTFQNIFTEPDAEFAFDLTSGPITINVLGNVRFGDRNTFSITGGNPSEILWNVAGENVDMGTDGLYFGKFVAPSAFVRIPSRSHLVGAVYANKFQIEPQSTVSQEPRATEISHSEEHFGPFFEPGVFRYVSQLPLSASAIEMFVYADNAQFKVNGETSTIVELPSSNVTANISLIRNMISGFPAEAFSSSYVFSFTKSANYRIYWNPQTQCKQGCDGTTAATAVGDFVTVLETAKTTGREINMAGGVWNVTENFTDGVVPWKVGFELVGYKGDIWDLNSEKELPLLNMGGNTHVEIEGRSPRSIVGLRLENGFNAENGGTIHSDNQKLLLKNIVIAKSESNKNGGALATSDSLYLETVHFTQNTSKGNGGAISAQGEISMLNVIYLSNTTALNGGAVNLLGGNTYIGNAIFYDNHAADNGGAINNDGATLNLWNATFFANGATTKNGAISGKAKGSIGNSIFWKNTTATCTGECAEEVVVGYSATNSSFSKNYIGTNIYIGDPKLANENNPAGENEYMNYDAGINLDQKSNLLKAGVKNNFAPQYDILDMEREENAIALGPYANAMPSKNATFGVLDEDGNVVSKKPTVPLINAILGQSHREYLLHSPYARVWKATIDRNKKTKKLKKAHVKLWVKDKDGNKRTKDPVVEFDVFRNGDENGQCVFQTMTKNEGKPILFSKRLKDAGEYDEAIVIYMGAVTDYFYYEAKEK, encoded by the coding sequence TTGAAACAGTTACATTCTTATATTTTTGCCATTCTTTGTCTATTAGGGCTAGATAGCGCTTTCGCCCTTGATTTTCCGTATTCTGAATGGAGTCTTGCAAATTACGAAGGGGCGTATGCGACCTTTAACGAGGGTTTTGTTTCTGTTGCCGATGGCGGCTCTGATTACTGGCATGTTCAGCTGACCCGCAGCAATATCGAATTACAGGCTGGCAAGACATACGAAGTCAAGTTTTACCTACAGGGTGTTAGTGCCCGCCGCTATGTAGAAGTTCGCATCGGGCGTGACGGCTTCCCTTATGATGCTTTCGCCGAATTCGGTGAAGTTGCAGCGACCGTAAACGGACGAACTGTAACAAAGACTTTTACGATGCAGTCGGGCAATGTAAGCAACGCCCGATTTGAATTCAATCTTGGTAAAAATTCCGGGACGGTTTATCTTTCCGATGTCAGCCTGAATTGCCTTGACTGCGGTTCAAGCCAAAATATAGGCGGAAATAATTCTTATGCAACATCGGCAGGCGATTGGGGTTATGTGGTTGTTGCCGACATGGTCGATTTCCGTGACAATTCCATGTCCTTGGGCGATGTATTCGGTCAAAATCTTGAACTAGGGGTGGATTCCAAGATTTACGGTAATGTTGATGCTTCGAACCATTGTTTCTTGCGTGAACGGGCGAATATCAGCGGTGATTTGCGTTATACTAGCCAATGCGAGGAACAGAACGGAGTTGTCGCCAAAACAAAGAGCGAAGCGACGCTTTCAAAACCTGTTGTCGGCATTCCGAACATCGTTGCAGGGGTGACTCCAGTCTCTGTTGGACTTGACCAAAACGTTACAGTATCGCCGAATAATTACGGTGCGTTCTATGCCAATGCAAGATCCAAGGTCCATTTGTCATCGGGTTCTTACACTTTCCAGAACATCTTTACGGAACCTGACGCCGAGTTTGCATTTGACTTGACTTCCGGCCCGATTACAATAAATGTCTTGGGAAATGTCCGCTTTGGCGACCGAAACACGTTCTCCATTACGGGCGGAAACCCCAGCGAAATTTTGTGGAATGTCGCCGGTGAGAATGTCGATATGGGAACGGACGGTTTGTATTTTGGAAAGTTTGTCGCTCCGTCCGCATTCGTTCGTATTCCGTCGCGTTCGCATCTTGTCGGTGCCGTGTATGCCAACAAATTCCAGATAGAACCGCAATCGACCGTTTCGCAGGAACCCCGTGCGACCGAAATCTCGCACAGCGAGGAACATTTCGGACCTTTCTTTGAACCTGGAGTATTCCGCTATGTTTCACAGTTGCCGCTTTCCGCGTCTGCTATCGAAATGTTTGTCTATGCGGATAACGCCCAATTCAAGGTGAACGGCGAAACATCGACAATAGTCGAATTGCCGTCTTCTAATGTAACCGCAAACATATCGCTTATCAGGAATATGATTTCGGGCTTCCCCGCCGAAGCGTTCAGTAGCAGTTATGTATTCAGCTTTACCAAGAGTGCAAACTACCGTATCTACTGGAATCCGCAGACCCAGTGCAAGCAGGGTTGCGACGGCACAACTGCAGCGACTGCCGTTGGCGACTTTGTGACCGTTCTCGAAACGGCCAAGACGACAGGTCGCGAAATCAACATGGCGGGTGGCGTTTGGAATGTGACCGAAAACTTTACAGACGGAGTAGTTCCTTGGAAAGTCGGTTTCGAACTGGTCGGATACAAGGGTGACATTTGGGATTTGAATTCTGAAAAAGAGCTCCCGCTTTTGAATATGGGCGGAAACACTCATGTGGAAATCGAAGGCCGTTCTCCACGCAGCATTGTCGGTCTTCGCCTTGAAAATGGATTTAATGCCGAAAACGGTGGAACAATCCATTCCGACAACCAGAAACTGCTTTTGAAAAACATCGTTATCGCAAAGTCTGAATCAAACAAAAACGGCGGAGCCTTGGCAACAAGTGATTCCTTGTATCTCGAAACAGTTCACTTTACACAGAATACATCGAAAGGAAATGGCGGTGCAATTTCTGCTCAAGGTGAAATCAGTATGCTTAATGTAATCTATTTGAGCAATACGACTGCTCTTAACGGTGGAGCCGTAAATCTTTTAGGTGGCAACACCTACATCGGCAATGCAATTTTCTATGACAACCATGCTGCGGACAATGGCGGTGCAATCAACAATGATGGCGCAACCCTAAACCTTTGGAATGCAACATTCTTCGCAAACGGTGCTACGACAAAAAATGGAGCAATATCAGGCAAGGCTAAAGGCTCTATAGGCAACAGCATTTTCTGGAAGAATACAACGGCAACATGCACAGGAGAGTGTGCAGAAGAAGTTGTCGTCGGCTATAGCGCAACAAATTCATCTTTCTCGAAAAACTACATAGGAACAAATATTTACATCGGCGACCCCAAACTCGCAAACGAAAATAATCCAGCCGGCGAAAATGAATATATGAATTACGATGCAGGAATCAATCTTGATCAAAAGTCAAATCTATTGAAAGCTGGCGTAAAGAACAATTTCGCTCCACAATACGACATATTGGACATGGAGCGTGAAGAAAACGCTATCGCTTTGGGCCCTTACGCAAACGCAATGCCGTCAAAGAACGCGACATTTGGTGTATTGGACGAAGACGGCAATGTGGTATCAAAGAAACCAACAGTTCCTTTGATAAATGCCATATTAGGGCAAAGCCATAGGGAGTATCTTTTGCATTCACCTTATGCTAGAGTATGGAAAGCAACAATTGACAGGAATAAGAAAACAAAAAAATTAAAAAAAGCACATGTTAAATTATGGGTAAAAGACAAGGATGGAAACAAACGAACCAAAGACCCCGTTGTCGAATTTGACGTATTCCGCAATGGTGATGAAAACGGTCAATGCGTTTTCCAGACCATGACAAAAAATGAAGGCAAGCCAATATTATTTTCCAAGCGTTTGAAGGATGCCGGCGAGTATGACGAGGCTATTGTAATTTACATGGGCGCAGTTACAGATTACTTCTATTACGAAGCAAAGGAGAAGTAG
- a CDS encoding V-type ATP synthase subunit K (produces ATP from ADP in the presence of a proton gradient across the membrane; the K subunit is a nonenzymatic component which binds the dimeric form by interacting with the G and E subunits) has translation MDQAQLLTLAKLGAVAALGLAAVGSALGCGTAGMAAIGAWKKAYLKGKNALFTLLIFVGAPIAQTIYGMLLMMYILNKSQTAPANWAAYLGVGIFGGIGMMASAWYVGKSAADACNALGETGKGLVNYLMVLGVGETVALFVMVFSMMLVS, from the coding sequence ATGGATCAAGCTCAACTTTTAACGCTCGCGAAACTCGGCGCGGTGGCGGCCCTGGGCCTTGCCGCGGTGGGTTCTGCGCTGGGCTGCGGGACTGCCGGCATGGCGGCCATCGGGGCCTGGAAGAAGGCGTATCTCAAGGGTAAGAACGCGCTGTTTACGCTGCTCATCTTCGTGGGCGCGCCGATTGCGCAGACAATCTACGGCATGTTGCTGATGATGTACATCCTGAACAAGTCCCAGACGGCTCCGGCCAACTGGGCTGCATACCTGGGTGTGGGCATCTTCGGTGGCATCGGCATGATGGCTTCTGCCTGGTACGTGGGCAAGTCCGCTGCGGACGCCTGCAACGCCCTCGGCGAAACCGGCAAGGGCCTGGTGAACTACCTGATGGTGCTTGGCGTCGGCGAAACCGTCGCGCTGTTCGTCATGGTGTTCTCGATGATGCTCGTGTCGTAA
- a CDS encoding DUF6261 family protein, with protein sequence MMKIHALNYRTLRNEEFLGLHKYFVEQTASITSEEIRKSIEAYRTSVTEYANLIEVSVDESAARAVSRLDSERNAAYSSCRNFAKSLKSLSDSGVVATGERLRKIFAENADPTRLNQDQSTGTFTNIINTLKEVGDDKLSACGFKPWLENLESKHNEYLTAVQNRNKVNSSKVADANKVYRERCLEGFGIVTTLAIGKATLDKDEGCIQFINAVNSHIDQKKVHLKLRKGKGKNTTESPETTVVDFPTETKEEENAA encoded by the coding sequence ATGATGAAGATTCACGCTCTCAACTACAGAACACTCCGCAACGAAGAATTCCTGGGACTCCACAAGTACTTCGTTGAGCAGACTGCAAGCATCACCAGCGAAGAGATTCGCAAGTCCATCGAAGCCTACCGCACCTCTGTAACCGAATACGCTAACCTCATTGAAGTGTCTGTCGACGAATCTGCCGCAAGGGCCGTCAGCCGCCTTGATTCCGAACGCAATGCCGCCTACTCCTCTTGCAGGAACTTCGCCAAGAGCCTCAAGTCGCTTTCGGACAGCGGCGTGGTTGCAACGGGAGAACGCCTCCGCAAGATCTTTGCCGAGAACGCCGACCCGACGAGGCTGAATCAGGACCAGTCCACCGGTACGTTTACGAACATCATCAATACCCTCAAGGAAGTTGGTGATGACAAGTTGAGCGCCTGCGGATTCAAGCCCTGGCTCGAAAACCTCGAAAGCAAGCACAACGAATACCTGACGGCGGTGCAGAACCGCAACAAGGTGAATTCCTCGAAGGTCGCCGACGCCAACAAGGTGTATCGCGAACGCTGCCTCGAAGGATTCGGAATCGTGACGACGCTTGCTATCGGCAAGGCCACCCTCGACAAGGACGAAGGCTGCATCCAGTTCATCAACGCCGTGAACAGCCACATCGACCAGAAGAAGGTGCACCTGAAACTTCGCAAGGGAAAAGGGAAGAATACGACCGAGTCTCCCGAGACGACCGTGGTAGATTTCCCCACCGAAACGAAGGAAGAGGAAAATGCCGCATAG
- a CDS encoding TraB/GumN family protein — MLRLLVATLCTLLFLTGCSALGDGSPKKHLFWKVSDSNSTVYLLGSLHFADSSFYPLDSVIENAFDRSEELAVEIDVSNDSISQHLALMSEQYGFFHDGRSLDSVIPANVSASLDSLCLAWNLPLGSFSRYRPMSAGMTVTAVGIMRLGYDAKLGTDVHFLKRARDSGKNIISLETAEEQAFVLTGGDDSDSLGIFYLETILRETSFLDSATRGLMRAWKTGNDSLFCAYMNLDTVQLNHTDSLFKNEINERIYFSRNRKMAESIADFLAKDRKIFMIVGAGHLAGDHENVIDILRVKGFMVEKL; from the coding sequence ATGCTCAGATTACTTGTTGCCACTCTGTGTACCTTGTTATTCTTGACAGGATGCTCTGCATTGGGTGATGGTTCTCCGAAAAAGCATCTCTTCTGGAAGGTTTCCGATTCCAATTCTACAGTGTATCTTCTAGGGAGTCTCCATTTTGCAGATTCCTCGTTCTATCCACTTGATTCGGTCATTGAAAATGCTTTTGACCGGTCGGAAGAATTGGCGGTGGAAATAGACGTAAGCAATGATTCCATTTCGCAGCATCTCGCCTTGATGTCGGAACAGTATGGCTTTTTTCACGACGGAAGGAGTCTCGATAGCGTTATTCCAGCAAATGTTTCGGCATCTCTTGACAGCCTTTGCCTGGCGTGGAATCTGCCGCTAGGTTCCTTTTCCCGCTACAGGCCTATGTCGGCTGGGATGACCGTGACTGCTGTTGGAATTATGCGCTTGGGCTATGACGCAAAATTGGGAACTGATGTCCATTTTCTAAAAAGAGCTCGTGATTCAGGGAAAAATATTATCTCGCTGGAAACGGCAGAGGAACAAGCTTTTGTACTTACGGGAGGCGACGATTCAGACTCGTTAGGAATTTTTTATTTGGAAACGATCCTTCGGGAAACATCCTTTCTTGATTCAGCCACCAGGGGTTTGATGCGTGCGTGGAAAACAGGAAATGATTCCCTTTTTTGTGCCTACATGAATTTGGATACGGTTCAGTTGAACCATACAGATTCCCTGTTCAAGAATGAAATAAACGAGCGCATTTACTTTTCTCGTAATCGCAAAATGGCGGAGAGCATTGCAGACTTTTTAGCAAAAGATCGCAAGATTTTTATGATTGTAGGTGCGGGGCACCTGGCTGGCGATCACGAAAATGTCATTGACATCCTCCGCGTCAAGGGCTTTATGGTTGAGAAACTGTAA
- a CDS encoding V-type ATP synthase subunit K (produces ATP from ADP in the presence of a proton gradient across the membrane; the K subunit is a nonenzymatic component which binds the dimeric form by interacting with the G and E subunits), whose protein sequence is MFGHYRGAAAALGIAAMGSALGCGTAGMSAITMWKKAYAQGKSALFTLLVFVGAPISQTIYGMLLMNFILSKAAESGFTNWGGCLGAGIFGGLGMMASAWYQGKSAAVACDALGETGKGMVNYLMVLGIVETVALFVLVFSMMVL, encoded by the coding sequence TTGTTCGGTCATTATAGGGGTGCTGCAGCTGCGCTTGGCATTGCGGCAATGGGCTCCGCCCTTGGTTGCGGAACGGCTGGTATGTCCGCCATCACCATGTGGAAGAAGGCTTATGCCCAGGGCAAGAGCGCTCTCTTCACGCTCCTGGTGTTCGTGGGTGCCCCGATTTCCCAAACGATTTACGGCATGCTCTTGATGAACTTCATCTTGAGCAAGGCTGCTGAATCCGGCTTTACCAACTGGGGCGGCTGCCTCGGCGCCGGTATCTTCGGCGGTCTCGGCATGATGGCTTCTGCCTGGTACCAGGGCAAGTCCGCGGCTGTGGCTTGCGATGCTCTCGGTGAAACCGGCAAGGGCATGGTGAACTACCTGATGGTGCTCGGTATCGTGGAAACCGTGGCCCTGTTCGTTCTCGTGTTCTCCATGATGGTGCTTTAA
- a CDS encoding SUMF1/EgtB/PvdO family nonheme iron enzyme → MKLYKLCVIAIIFAETLVFAKESLYEVDGAKVGNKTNGPKALIHVFSEKTPSRSISDRSKSDIYAEQDTFFISPKASELWLEMEKNSNYTICLENEENGIWKGNDFPYEKDCSCIKLNSGNYVKNGKIQHITQMGNVQTFNLLVGMKYIDLSTQEHLLGFNSSKDTYLTGKHLSISYMDSARYEKLYEVLLVDKYKITECEFVHALWDSIPPYTQENNYENINFWIEKKKNMTKNGLCDTHDSAATRIYLYQALIYANIRSLRDGFKPVYSFEKSKNFSTTFKEYNDGSFNINGASFFRNRSDEENFIHVKIDKKANGYRLPYYNEWVALARGGEGHKNYFNIWGGINDSIKASQYAWFGQTDSEDPYLKMSEKDPFERSWLKMSCGEWKQKSRPVGMLKPNAYGLYDMFGLVCENVLMSEKSLFSVETYSCKGGFLTTSLKDLNFGNHCDNSRGYFYTTFQGLRLVRQIK, encoded by the coding sequence ATGAAATTATACAAATTATGCGTAATCGCAATTATCTTTGCAGAAACCCTTGTGTTCGCGAAGGAATCTCTATATGAAGTAGATGGTGCAAAAGTCGGAAACAAAACAAATGGGCCCAAAGCATTGATTCACGTATTTAGTGAAAAAACACCTAGCCGCTCTATTTCGGATCGGTCAAAATCTGATATATATGCCGAACAAGACACTTTCTTCATATCCCCAAAAGCTTCTGAATTATGGCTCGAAATGGAGAAAAATTCCAATTACACCATTTGCTTAGAAAACGAAGAAAATGGAATATGGAAAGGAAATGATTTTCCGTACGAAAAAGATTGTTCGTGTATTAAATTGAATTCCGGAAATTATGTGAAGAATGGAAAGATTCAGCATATAACCCAGATGGGCAATGTACAAACATTCAATTTACTTGTAGGTATGAAATACATCGACCTTTCAACACAAGAACATTTGTTAGGATTCAATAGCAGCAAGGATACCTATTTAACGGGGAAACATTTAAGCATTTCGTATATGGATTCTGCAAGATATGAGAAATTATATGAAGTCCTACTAGTTGACAAATATAAAATTACAGAATGTGAATTCGTGCATGCTTTATGGGATTCCATTCCACCTTACACACAGGAAAACAATTATGAAAACATTAATTTCTGGATAGAAAAAAAGAAAAATATGACCAAAAATGGGCTGTGCGACACTCACGACTCTGCAGCAACGCGAATTTATTTATACCAAGCTTTAATTTACGCAAACATTCGCAGTCTGCGCGATGGCTTTAAGCCTGTATATTCGTTCGAGAAATCAAAAAATTTCAGCACTACATTCAAAGAGTACAATGATGGTAGTTTCAATATTAACGGAGCAAGTTTTTTCCGAAATCGTTCAGACGAAGAAAACTTTATTCATGTGAAGATTGATAAGAAAGCCAACGGATATCGATTGCCATACTACAATGAATGGGTTGCTCTTGCAAGAGGAGGTGAGGGCCATAAAAATTATTTTAATATTTGGGGCGGAATAAATGATTCAATAAAAGCCTCTCAATATGCCTGGTTTGGTCAAACGGATTCAGAGGATCCTTATTTAAAAATGAGTGAAAAAGATCCCTTTGAAAGATCATGGCTCAAAATGTCTTGTGGAGAATGGAAACAGAAATCCCGACCTGTGGGGATGTTGAAGCCGAATGCTTACGGTCTTTATGATATGTTTGGCCTTGTTTGTGAAAATGTATTAATGTCAGAAAAAAGTTTATTTAGTGTTGAGACATATTCTTGCAAAGGTGGTTTTTTAACAACATCTCTTAAAGATTTAAATTTTGGAAACCATTGCGACAATAGCCGCGGTTATTTCTATACCACATTCCAAGGACTACGGCTTGTTCGTCAAATTAAGTAG